The proteins below come from a single Aegilops tauschii subsp. strangulata cultivar AL8/78 chromosome 6, Aet v6.0, whole genome shotgun sequence genomic window:
- the LOC109734676 gene encoding VIN3-like protein 2 has protein sequence MDPPYAGAIIEPAKCRLMSVDEKKDLVRELSKRPQTAPDKLQSWSRRDIVEILCADLGRERKYTGLSKQRMLDYLFRVVTGKSSGPVVHVQEKEPTVDPNASNHQYPAKRQRKSDNPSRLPIAVSNPQTAVVPVQINNVRSCRNIACRAILSMEDKFCRRCSCCICFKYDDNKDPTIWLSCSSDHPMQKDSCGLSCHLECALKDGRTGILPSGQCKKLDGAYYCPNCRKQHDLLRSWKKQLMLAKDARRLDILCYRIFLGHKVLFSTEKYSVLHKFVDTAKQKLEAEVGSVAGYGNMGRGIVSRLTCGAEVQKLCAEALDVMESKFPVESPTNSQFERSNMMPSSFIKFEPITPTSITVVLDLARCPYISQGVTGFKVWHQVDGTGFYSFNPTGTVHLMSKTFVVTELKPATCYMIKVTAFSNSSEFAPWEARVSTSSLKESDLKGLAPGGAGLVDQNNRSPKTNSGGQSDRSSEGVDSNNNATVYTDLNKSPESDFEYCENPEILDSDKVPHHPNGPSNNLQNMQIVAARVPEVTELEEAPGLSASALDEEPNSTVQAALLRESSNSMEQNQRSEVPISQDASNATAGVELALVPRFVGSMPPTAPRVMETGKETGGRSFNTKPSDNIFQNGSSKPDREPGNSSNKRSGKFEDAGHKDGCPEATYEYCVRVVRWLETEGYIETNFRVKFLTWYSLRATPHDRKIVSVYVDTLINDPASLCGQLTDTFSEAIYSKKPPSVPSGFCMNLWH, from the exons ATGGATCCTCCCTACGCAG GAGCTATTATTGAACCTGCTAAATGCCGATTGATGAGTGTGGATGAAAAGAAGGATCTTGTTCGTGAATTATCAAAGAGGCCACAAACTGCTCCTGACAAACTACAGTCATGGAGTCGGCGTGATATTGTGGAGATTCTTTGTGCTGATCTCGGAAGGGAAAGGAAATATACTGGATTATCTAAGCAGAGAATGCTGGATTATCTATTCAGGGTGGTGACTGGCAAATCATCTGGCCCTGTGGTGCATGTGCAAGAAAAGGAGCCAACTGTCGATCCCAATGCAAGTAACCATCAGTACCCCGCGAAACGTCAAAGGAAGAGTGACAATCCATCACGACTGCCAATTGCAGTCAGCAATCCGCAAACCGCAGTTGTACCCGTGCAAATTAATAATGTGCGGTCCTGCCGAAATATAGCATGCAGAGCGAttcttagcatggaagataaaTTTTGCAGACGCTGTTCATGCTGCATATGCTTCAAGTATGATGACAACAAGGACCCTACCATATGGTTATCCTGTAGTTCAGATCATCCGATGCAAAAGGATTCTTGCGGGTTATCATGCCATCTTGAGTGTGCTCTCAAGGATGGAAGAACTGGCATTCTGCCGAGTGGGCAGTGCAAGAAACTTGATGGTGCTTATTACTGCCCCAACTGTCGGAAGCAGCATGACTTGCTCAG GTCCTGGAAGAAGCAACTAATGTTAGCTAAAGATGCTCGGCGGCTGGATATATTGTGTTACCGGATATTTCTGGGTCATAAGGTCCTATTCTCAACGGAGAAGTACTCGGTCTTGCATAAATTTGTTGACACAGCAAAGCAGAAACTTGAGGCTGAGGTTGGATCTGTAGCCGGGTATGGAAATATGGGTCGTGGAATTGTCAGTCGGCTTACTTGTGGTGCTGAGGTTCAGAAACTTTGTGCTGAAGCACTAGATGTCATGGAGTCTAAGTTCCCTGTTGAATCTCCTACAAACTCACAATTTGAAC GGTCCAATATGATGCCATCGAGCTTCATAAAGTTTGAACCTATAACGCCTACATCTATCACTGTAGTTCTTGATTTGGCTCGATGTCCTTACATCTCCCAAGGGGTAACTGGCTTTAAAGTATGGCACCAGGTGGATGGCACAGGATTTTACTCGTTCAATCCAACTGGCACCGTACATCTAATGTCAAAAACATTTGTTGTCACTGAACTCAAGCCAGCTACATGCTATATGATCAAGGTAACTGCATTCAGCAACTCCAGTGAGTTTGCGCCATGGGAAGCCAGGGTAAGTACAAGCTCTCTGAAAGAAAGTGATCTGAAGGGTTTGGCTCCAGGTGGTGCTGGATTAGTAGACCAAAATAACAGGAGCCCAAAGACAAACAGTGGTGGTCAATCTGATCGTTCTTCAGAGGGAGTTGACTCAAACAATAATGCAACAGTGTACACTGATCTTAACAAGTCACCGGAAAGTGATTTTGAGTACTGTGAAAATCCTGAGATCCTTGATTCAGACAAAGTGCCTCATCACCCCAACGGGCCTAGCAATAACTTGCAAAACATGCAGATAGTTGCTGCTAGGGTACCAGAGGTCACTGAACTGGAGGAAGCTCCTGGGCTCTCAGCGTCAGCTTTGGATGAGGAGCCTaattcaacagttcaagctgctTTACTTAGGGAGTCTTCAAACTCAATGGAGCAAAACCAAAGGAGCGAAGTTCCTATATCACAGGATGCATCAAATGCAACTGCTGGAGTTGAGTTGGCTCTTGTTCCTCGATTTGTTGGCTCTATGCCACCCACTGCACCAAGAGTTATGGAAACTGGTAAGGAGACTGGTGGAAGGAGCTTCAACACAAAACCTTCTGACAACATCTTTCAAAATGGCTCCTCAAAGCCTGATAGAGAGCCAGGGAATTCGTCAAACAAAAGATCGGGTAAATTCGAGGATGCTGGCCACAAGGATGGATGCCCCGAAGCAACTTATGAGTACTGTGTCAGGGTGGTGAGGTGGCTGGAAACTGAGGGCTACATTGAGACCAACTTCAGGGTGAAGTTCTTGACATGGTACAGCTTGCGTGCTACCCCGCATGATCGGAAGATTGTCAGCGTGTACGTGGACACCCTCATCAATGATCCTGCAAGCCTCTGCGGCCAGCTGACCGACACCTTCTCGGAGGCGATCTACAGCAAGAAGCCGCCTTCAGTCCCCTCTGGCTTCTGCATGAACCTCTGGCATTAA